The Cuculus canorus isolate bCucCan1 chromosome 3, bCucCan1.pri, whole genome shotgun sequence DNA window ACAGGACTCACAACATCTATCCTCACAATGTTTTGTGCTCTTGCTACACCTTAAAAATATCCCTTTGTAGAAAATgtaatggctttttcatttGATACCTAGATCCAGTCTAGGTATATATGCTTGATAGAAGAGACAGATAATTCACTGTTTTCATTCAGTGACCTGCTGGCTTTATGGAGTAAATCTGCATGAGCTTGTTTCGTTCTTGTGTTCAAGCTGGATCACCTAGAAAAATATGAGTTGCCTCTCAGtctgtgttttgtctttgaaaagagACTAGTATTAGAAGCAGCCTGAAATATAGGAAAATTTACTCAAAAGAAgattcttaatttaaaaaagtcaGCATTTGAGAAAAATCCTAAAGTAGAAAGAAGTATTTCCCTTCTGACTTTATGTTTTGATGCACCATGCCCTAGTTCATCTCTGTCAATTAGGCCCTCAATCagacagcaagagaaaacagggTTGTATTACAAAGTCCTATTCTGTGGTGCACTGTGGGAGGTTCCATCCAATAAAGGAGAAATGAGACATGAAAAAAACTGGGCTACAGTTTCCCTGCAGAACCACGATGTGATATCCACAAtgaaattttgtgtttaaaatactgaattacTCCATAGACTTTTAGACCACTTTCATAGTTCAGCTAGAAATTCCTTCATTAAACCCCAGCATCGTATAGCAATACATAGCGCTTTCAATCATGTCATTACAAAGATCTGGTTGTTTACTGCTTATTACCTGATTACATCCATACAGAGCAATTACATTTGTAAGCATGCTATTAAATGGCTTGTAAGGGTGTTGCCCTGAGGAGTCACAGACCTATCCTGGCTGAGTATAAAGCATGTTCTGAGAAGGCTGTCAACAATTCCTATGTCATctactttcattttttgaagTAGTGGTGCTTCCATAGAGCAGTTATCATCcttctaaataattttccagtAGAAGGGATCCCCAGCACCATAGCTATTTCTCTTGTGTGTAGGAGCAGAGTACAAGGAGATAGGTGCATCACCAGACCTCAGTCAAAAAATCACTGAACCCAACCAATGAGACTAAGGTTTCATAGTAACGAGcatcaaacattttatttagcCACCTATTCCTGCAATGGAGAGAGCAAGTAAAGAATAATGGCTAACTTCTGTGATAGGTTGGAAATGGATGTAAATTATAGaatagactagtttgggttgaaggggaCCTTAAATGATGAGTATGtgatacaaaatacaaattaaaagaggggtaaaaaaaaggaaacatggaGATTAGTACTATCAGGAATAAAGATTATTTCGGGGCAGTCTTTCTTACTATGGAAAGCACTTCATACAACTTAGTCAAGAAGGATTTGAACATCTATAAATGGGAATCTCTGAAAATAACACAGGTTGAACAACAGAGCACTATGGTACCAGACCCTTCTTTCATTATCTTGATGGGAATACAAAATGTCTTAGTCTATATGAGGTAACTGGACATGACCATCCCATTTTATCTCAAcctaaacaaaggaaaagctaaATTTACTGGCTCCTTGGTGCACAAACCACTTCTTCCAACCTTTTGTCATGGAAAGCTCTGACTCCTCTCTGTCATGCCTCTCTCATATTTTCTAATCCTGTAACTTCTACTTTGCACAACTATAGATAAATGGTTTAAACTGCCTATACTAGTTACACGTGTATGCCAAGTTATTACTTCCATTCTTATCCTATCTCTCTCCAATAGTTTCCTGTATTGTCTTAcatacataaaatgaaaatgtagaatgaaaatactctttcctCTATTGTCTTACACTACACAGCAGTGGCGGTCCTAATGCTTGGTAGCTGGTGGGGCTGCCAGCAGGCAGGTGCAGcgtattttctcttctgatgtGTGATGATGCTGGGTTTGGTGCTAGCATTTGTGCTATTGGTGACTGGCCCAAGGGGGAAATAAGACTCGGAAGGATTTTAGCGAGGGCAGATTTCTGGGGACAGACCCCACTGTCCCCAAGGCAAAAGCTGCCATCTGCTACGCATGTTAGGACTGAAGAGCTTCTGAAACCCAAGGACAGAGGAGACCTCCTTGCATTCAGTGTGGCTGGCTGAAGATAGGATCTGTCTGAATAAGAAAGGTTTTTTGAAGAACTCGTTACAATTTTTTAcgcagagagggaaaaaatgttggTGAGGCTTTGCAGGGAACTGAATGATAACGGCCAAGGCCTCAAAGAGGCAAAGTGTGACCAGGAGTGGATCAGAGCGCAGAGAGATGCAAGGCTACTTGGTGAAGAAAGAAGACAGCTGCTCTGTATTTCATTAAGGCCCAGGTTCTCCTTCTGCATGACTTGGTGGGAGGCAAGCCGAGAGTGGGAACACATTTCCACTTGCACAGGAAACTTCTAAACCAATAgattcagaaaaatgttatgGAGATTCTTTGAGAGGTGAACACTTGTGGGTTTTGGTAAAGACATGCATTCTTTTCCTTGCCCAGGaataacttttcctttcattttatataacttttaaatttttttttcctccccccctttccAAAAACACCCCGGAAAGATGGGCAATAGGAAATCTTGTTATTTTATATTGGTTTCTCCTATACCTACAGTATCACTAAGAACTTCTTGCTTCCTCATACACTCTCTCAGCTCCCCACCCATCTCTGATTTGGGAATCTCTCTGCAGTTGCTCTCTGGCTGCTTCCTCACCACCACTGTGATGGGACACAGAGTTGTAAGCTCACAGCCAGAACACTATGTGTGCTGCACCCCAGGCAGGTAAACATGTCCACCTGGTATATGAATATGTCTTTACAGCTTCTGTACCAAACAGgctgatttcttctctggttGTGGAGTTGCACAAGTAGAGCCACCCTGGAGTTGTCCTCGCCCCTGCCATAAACGTGCCCAGGCAGCACACACCTCACCctggcactgcagagctgaagctgtgctcctcctgctctgtgaCGTTGCCCCTGAGTGCTGAGTCCTGGCACATCACCCAGAGATGTGCAAGTAGGAAGAAAGAAGGTGCGTCTCGAGTCAGGAGCAGGAACATGTCCAAATCCTCCCCTGCTCACATGACAGTCATTCCATGAAGTTACACGTAAACAGTTCCTCTAACTTGCCACCTCACTTTGTTTCCAGAGATTTCCAGAGCCCTGCACACTGGTTTTGGGCCTGTCTACCCCTAGCTTTCTGTCCACTATTAACTATCATTTTCTCATCATCCATTTCGAAGCAGAACCTAAAATGCCTGAAAAGCCATCCCtgacaaatagaaaaataatctgaaaatagCTTTGCCAAACTATTTTAGGGGTCTGTATGACCCCAACAGTAACTATAAACCTCCCATCTCACTAGAAGCTTTATTCTGACCTCAGACAAGATTCTTCACAGGTTCTCACAATACACCTAGTTTTCAGACCCACTGCCATAAGCACTGAATTGTCCGTAAACAACATGCAGTAGGTCTTAaccactcagaaaaaaagtatgattAATTCGTTCCTACCAACTTTGGTTGTCAGAAATCTCTCAGTAGGATTTCAGGATTAAGCAGTAATCCTTGCTTTTGGAGCCTGCTATTTCCTACTGTTCTCATAAAAACATAATCCCACCATACCATTAACAGGATTTTACAGCTGGCTTTATAACAACTGAGCAGCCACTAAGGAATCTTCATTGTAACCCTGACTCTGGACAGAGTCTTCttactctttattttctgttttcttgaatcTTAGCTCCTAACATATGTTACTTTTATCTATAAACAGATGATCCCTGCTGGCCTCAAAACTAGCTGGTGACAAATACTTTCACCTTGCTTTGCAGAAGCCAATAATAAATCTATCTCTCATGCCTCTTGCCTATAAAACACAATCCATCAATTCCCACCCTTTAGGGAACTGGGCATACACTAGAATGATACAAGTAGGGTAAAAGACATCTAGCAAGTTCTGTGGTGGGTTTTGGGTTAGGGTAACAACCTTAAAGTTTACTCTAAGCCTAACTTCTACTTTAATCATATTTGCATTTCACTGATTGAGGAGTAATCGTAAGTCATTCTGGCTTTCCTAGTGTCCATGAACCTTAATGGATCTTGAGACACCTACAACCTGTGCATTTGCCCCCAGTGTGCCCCAGAGTCCTCTGCTCCCCGTGGTGCCTCAGAGCTCTCTGTCTGGGCTTTGGTCATCTTACAAACCCTCAGTTTTCCAGTGAGCCTCTCAGCCTCTACTAGTTGTTCAAACTCAGCTCCTCAGTCCACAATGCTCTGAAACCTAAGCACAATTTCTAACCTTTCTTTGAGCTGAATAATTGTGGAATGAATTTCATCTGGAAAGTGGAAATGACTGAATGACCATCAGGAAAAGTTGCACTGCCTGAAAATTCTGCCAAAGCACATTCCTAAGGGGGTTTCGTTGTGGCTTATGGAAGTACATAATTAAAACATCTGACTCCCAGGTACTTGGAGGGTCTTTCATACACTGGCACCTATATCAACTGCATAAACCCCTCTAATTTGGTTTATCAATCCTAGATCATtggattttctttaatgaatgaATTGTAAGTTCTTGCCAGgttgctttctgcttcctggAATTTGAGATACAAGAACATAGAATTATTTGAAGGctcaaagaaaaatgataaagAGGTAACACCGCTAGCTTCATGCATACTGGATATTTGAAAGTATTAGTATATTTGATTTACATCCACTGAAAGGCTGCTCTGTCCCACTAGGTTAGTGcatgagagattttttttaggATAAATTATCATTCATGTCATGGTCTGCTGTATATTCAGTTTAGATTGAAATTAACAGAGTATCTATATGGCCCATCATGAATTTATTGCAAATACGAATTTCTAGTCCCATGGGCTGTTGGAGTTCCATGCTTTGTTGTTGTAGTCTCCTTGTTCAATGTCTGGTTAGTTAATCTGATTCAGAAACAGCCACTGCATTTCGAGGCAGCATCTGATATAAACACTTCAACGGTCTGAAGGCACAGGATCCCCCAGTGCTATTCAACCTTTCTGAAATCACTGAGTATAAGCTGTGTTTGTGACCTGTTACCCTCAAGACCGGGTTTCACTCTGCTGCCCTGGCCTTGCAGATGATGACTGATGAGACCCTAGGACCTGTCATGAAGGAGGTGCTGTGTGCATGTGAGTGAGAGGGATCACAAATCACCTGCCTCGTGGAGACAGAGAGTCCAGGGCATCCCCAATTTTGGATTGTGCTTGCACAGCAGACTGAGTGGGCTATGAACCCAAGTGAGTAGTCAGTCTTGGAACGTTAAGCATATGCACATCTCATTCTACAGGAaaggagcttttttttcctgtttcagaggTAATTTGAAATTTTTAGTCCCATGGCCATTGAATGTAAGGTATATGACAGCTTAAGCCAACAGAAAGCAATTAgacattgtttttatttcactctgtttctttccttactTTATTCTGACCCCCCTCTTTGGGGTCATTTATTTCTCACATTAGTTAGTAGTTTCTCCCGTTTGGGGATTTGGTAGTTTTAGTGAAACATCCAAAGGAAAAGACCAAGCAAACTCTCTCCTTTTTTGGCTAAGAATGTTTGTTCTGCTAATATCTGAATATAAAAACAACCTAATACTTGGGGTAAAAGCAGGAGACATCCTCAAGGGACTTTTCAAAGAGTTTCTCTTCTCCTAGGCCTGTTTGAACTTTTCAGGGGAGACTGTTTAAATCTCAAGTACAGATTTTCACTTCACAcggctgttttttttcttttggtagaTTACCTCAAGACACAGTTTTTACCAAGAGGAATGGATGTATGGGACTAACACAACGATGTGcctattttctttgctctgtggtttctttctatttttttttcattctattaattagtttccttccttccttccttccttccttccttccttctttctttctttctttctttctttctttctttctttctttctttctttctttctttctttctttctttctttctttctcctattaaaaatataacacaaaTTTACAAATCAACTCGTATTACTTTAGATGACATTTTGTGGCACTGTTCTAATTTGAGATTTTTCCTTCAGATCTTATCATCCCCAAATAGATTTTCTACTCACTTCACgtttgtttgtttaaactaTGTCTCTTGGTATTGTGGCAGCTCAGGACAGCTTTCCATATACTGCCATTTAGTTCCCACAAGAGTTAACTCCCAGGCTTTCAGCTAGATGACTTGCCAGTTACTGAGTGATGCCATTTGAAGCACAACCTCAGTTGATGAGCCTGGGGCCCTTTGCTTGGCATGCCTCAGAAATTTGGAGCAATGGGAGAACTGCACACTTCTTTTTGAGGGCGTCATAGTCGCAGTCACTGTTTGCTCCCCCTCTTACCAAAGGCAAATGGTTGGAGAAGGTAACCATCAGCTTCTTCAAGGACAACATTATCCAGCAGCTTCAGGGAAATCTGAACAGACCATGGATGTATCTGGAAAGAGAGAATTCTCGCCACTTTCATCTCTGAATGCTCTCACGTGGGAATGACCATAGTAAGTCcagaaatttttccttgttttactCTCCAGAGAGAAATGCTCCATTTACACAGGGATACAAATCAAACACTCATCTTGAGTCTTTTCATACTTTGAATCTTTCCTTCATACTTGAatcttttaattcttcttttcctctcctacTTGTTTTAACACTTGAAGTAGATaacctctcttcttttcttttgtgaagcTTTACTACACTCACAACAGCACAATGTTTGAGCACCTTCCCTCTGCAGTTTTCCAGAACACTGCTTTTGGGAAGTTTGCCACTCAGTCTGGTCACTGCATTTACATTTTGCATTCACATTTTGCGTCCGCATTTTGCATTCACATTTTGCGTTCACATTTTGCGTCCACATTTTGCGTTCATTCACATTTTGCATTCACATTGGCTTCTCTGCCACACTTTCAGCTATGTTTTTTGTTCTCTCTGTCTGAGTCTCAGATGGTGTCACAGTCAACACAATCATCACTAACATTTTTCTGCAGGCTTAAATGCCAGCAAGCCCTGAGGCTTCCTGGGTTGTTTACTGAATGCTCTTTTTTAAACTCTGATGTTGTATCTTAAGAAGTTGTTTCAAACCCAGGAAGCCTAGGGCTCATGAAGGAAAATTTATGAGTGGGATGAATGGCTCTTTTTAAATGATCATCGCAAAAGTTGCTCCATTAAAACTTTTTACGTTGCATTTGATGTTCTTAATTACTTGAGGGTATGGGTAAATTTCCATTATGGCACGTTAAAGAACCAGGCTGATGATATGGATGAACCAAGTCAGCAGGGCAAGTTTACTGCAAACATGTAGTCCGTGTTAACATCAGTAAATCAGCAGGGGGCCTGAATATGACTCTGTGTTATCACAGAGGCAGTTTGGAAGTTACATGGAAGGGGGCATGAAACATTCATGTGAAAATCAGCCGAAAGAAGATATACAAAAGGAGAACTTGTTCTGTAACTCAGCAAAACAGTTAAAACCACTATAACAAATGACAAGGATCCTGAATAGCTACTCCTTGTGATGGGTTGGATTTGTAATGTTTGCAGGATATTTGCAGTTGTACTAAGTGTTCAGAGTGTGTAAACGTTGTTAAATTATATTATGCTATGATAAATGACAATTAAAGCTGATAAGAAATTACTGtctcaaaacaatttttctttccctccaccTCTGTATTTGGAGGGAATACGATGCTGAGTAGCTACtacatattatttttacttatttacttaAAGTTCTTCCTGGAAAAGATATGTtggcatcattttttttaaaaaaaacaaccaaaaacttATGAGCCAAATTCACTTGAGATACATGTGTTTAACTTAAAATTAATATCATTAGCTTCAACGGGAGCTGAATAGACCTGTCTGGGAACAATTTAAGGCTCTAACAAGAACCACTAATGCAACCTGTGACCACTGTAtcatgaaactttgcaacatGAGGGAGATGTTGCTTGTCCAATAGCTCTTTGAGAGTATCTCTGTAGCTGTAGTTTAGCACTGATATCTTGAACCTCATAGAGAAGAAAGCTCAAGATTTCTGCTAGCACGATAGGCTTAGCGATCTTTAACTCCTAGAGTAATTCCAACTGGGTTTCAACTAGCAATAGTGTTCcaaagctgtttttccttttgctaaGGCTTTCAGATACGACCAGAAATTGATAGgccacaaaacagaaagaaaaaggggagatgAGGAGCACACAACACTCACAgtgtatttttatacatatttacaGAAGGAAGAGCTGTGCTATCCAAACTTGAGCTTTCCCCATGGATGAGTCAAACATAATGTTTCATCCCAGCGAAGGCACAGGGAACATCTCAatgcacagaaacatttctacACAGGAAAGGGTCTGGGAGATATTGACCCCACTTTGGGTAATTATGATCATCTCCTTCCTGGGTTTTTGTGAAAATGGAATTGTCCTCTGGTGCCTCTGCTTCCAGATCAAAAGAAACCCATTCACTGCGTACATCATGCACCTGTCCATTGCTGACATCTCCTTACTGCTTTGTACTTTTATTCTGTCGATTCAGTACATTGCTGGTTTTGGATTCGCATATGGATTTTACTATTATATAACCACCACACTATCTATTATCTTCCTTCTCGGATATAATACTGGTCTGTACCTCCTGACAGCCATCAGTATTGAGAGGTGTCTGTCTATTGTCTACCCCATTTGGTACCGATGCCACCGGTCACAGCACCAATCGGCAACTGTTTGTGCAATTCTGTGGGCTCTGTCTTTTCTGATGACAGTAGCTGAATACTTAACATGCAAAGATGATTCAACGAAGGAACAATTCGACGATGGCAACCATTGCCAAGCACTACTCATCTTCACATGGATCCTGACTTTCATGATTTTCATTCCTCTAATGATTGTGTCCAGCCTGATCTTGGTTATCAGAATTCACCGTAACTCCTTGAGACCTCATTCGTCAAAGCTCTACATCATCATAGTGGCCACAGTTATTGTCTTCCTCATCTTTGCCATGCCCATGAGGCTGTTATACCTTCTGAATTACCACCACTGGTCGTCTTTGCTCAGCCAGCAGAACCACGTCACCATCGTTCTCTCCACTGTTAACAGTAGCATCAACCCCCTTGTTTACTTCTTCGTAGGAAGCAGCAAGAAGAAGAGGTTCAAGGAAAGCCTCAAAGTGGTTCTTAGTAGAGCACTCACTGATGGGTTGCGGCCGAGAAGCCAGGAAGTTGGCATGAGTTTGGATATAGCCGAAACAATTTTCTAAAGCCTGGGGCGGGAAGTCTAGGGCCAAATAATTGGAAGATCTAATAAACCACTGCAAACCtagaagtgtttttcttccataGAATGTATAAAGCAGTGGTGAAACAGTACTGTTACCTTCGGTGGTTGAGCAATGGAAAAATATGGACTAGAATAAAGTtaacttttatttgtattttcttaattattcaAACACATGCTACATCCTGATGTGACTATGTCAGTCAAGATACCACAGTGGAAAAGAGAGAGGCCAACAGAGAATATaaaaaaaggacacagaaatatattataaatagtGTGACATTTATACAAGCACTAAGCACCCATAAATGCCATTGAAGTCACCAGGTCCTGTGTGTATTCACATTTTTGAAAGTCAAACCTACTAAATGCAGGAGTCATGTTACATAGCGCAATTTAGTTTCAACTGTTTCCAGTTTGTTTAAGTGCGCAAaagagctgctccctggggacaaaaagtggaagaaatccATATGTGAGAGTAAGTCCCCATACATACCTGCAAACATATAGCATAGCTTTGGTCTAGTAAGGCGTTTAAGAGTATATTAAATGGTCAAGTTCCTCCCTGGTTAAGGGGCTTTTTCAGAgtccattttaaaaacatacattgTGGCATTTCGAGTGACATCAACATTTCTCTGGGTCCTTGGGTAATTCACCTGACACATGGGAGTAGCTGGCCACTTAGGGACGTTGTCAACGCAGAGAGGGCTTTTGCCCTAATTACAAAGGGTGGGGCTGGCTTATCCTCAAAATGTCAGTGTTCTTGTAGGTTTAGTTATTCAAGGAGTCTATGAGAAAGTCGGTCCCAACACTTGCTGTCCCAGCCACTTATTTAGTATTTAGTTGTTCTCTGGAGAATATAAATTCCTTTTATGGTCTCTCTGTTTTATAACAGTCACTTTTggataaagagaagaaaagaaagatgcttcACACAATGTAGAACTGGGGCTACACCCCAGCCACACTGTTCCAGCTGATTACCTCCTCTCGTTGAATGCCAGGGTACTGTGACTGGTATTTTGTGTTTAATTCCCAGGGCTACTTGCCCATCTACAGCCCAGACGCAGAGTGCAGAGCACGACAACAACAAGGAGGGGATGGGACTAGGTCACGTTTATCACACAGACGCACAATACATAGGATCTGGGCAGTCAGAGAGCTGTGGCACTTTCAAAGAGATGTCTGGGAGATGCATTTGTCTCTGACCCCATGTAGCTGCAAATTCAGCAGTAACAGAGACCTCCTGTCAGCTTCCCGCCAAGTTTCCATTGGCACATTTAATAGCTAACTGcggaaagaaaaatacaacctACTCCTCCTTTGTTGAAAGATTGCCAGTCCTGGAATAAGGAAGATGGTAGGTTAAGACTGAGCACTGGATGGGAATTCATGTAGAGAACAGATCTCAGAAGGATAAATATTGTTTCTATGCATGTGCCCTTTTCTCCTTACATTAAAGTACTGCAGTGTGTCACTGCAGTAAAAACTCATGAAAACGAAGAACTTATCCTTCTACCTTCCTAATTAGCCCCACTCCATCAAAGTCTTTATCTATGACAGTCACCCTACTTGTTCCAGTTTTTCACTTTGAAACTCTAGTCCCTGACTAATCACCTCTATTGATTCAGGTGGTAGATTAGAGCAGCCTGCTTCTTTCTTAGGGCAATGATCTACTGCATTGCTGGAATGACAAATCAA harbors:
- the MAS1 gene encoding proto-oncogene Mas: MDESNIMFHPSEGTGNISMHRNISTQERVWEILTPLWVIMIISFLGFCENGIVLWCLCFQIKRNPFTAYIMHLSIADISLLLCTFILSIQYIAGFGFAYGFYYYITTTLSIIFLLGYNTGLYLLTAISIERCLSIVYPIWYRCHRSQHQSATVCAILWALSFLMTVAEYLTCKDDSTKEQFDDGNHCQALLIFTWILTFMIFIPLMIVSSLILVIRIHRNSLRPHSSKLYIIIVATVIVFLIFAMPMRLLYLLNYHHWSSLLSQQNHVTIVLSTVNSSINPLVYFFVGSSKKKRFKESLKVVLSRALTDGLRPRSQEVGMSLDIAETIF